A genomic region of Vitis vinifera cultivar Pinot Noir 40024 chromosome 7, ASM3070453v1 contains the following coding sequences:
- the LOC100254278 gene encoding agamous-like MADS-box protein AGL29 has product MSDLAKWELESPISNCGSPLCEGNLAFDSSSSRLEMERKTNAGRKKIEMKLISASDARQVTFSKRRSGLFKKASELATLCDSETAVIAFSPGGKAFSFGHPSVEAVINRYDGQSQALDAGDQSVQTDNLRELIQRYNALLDQLEVEKKRGEAIKRMGMEMKAKTWLLTPVENLNPTQLQILKVLMEDLKKRVYQQREELSKKARTPRPLLDLNTVEPDDPSASNPTKNNSMEGGGGSE; this is encoded by the coding sequence ATGTCAGACCTGGCCAAGTGGGAGTTAGAGAGCCCTATAAGTAACTGTGGTTCGCCTCTGTGTGAAGGGAACCTAGCTTTCGATTCTTCTTCTAGTCGTTTAGAAATGGAGAGAAAGACGAATGCGGGTCGCAAGAAGATCGAGATGAAGTTGATTTCAGCATCAGACGCTCGGCAAGTCACTTTCTCTAAGCGTCGATCCGGGCTTTTCAAGAAGGCGAGTGAGCTTGCCACCTTGTGTGATTCTGAAACTGCAGTCATTGCCTTCTCCCCAGGTGGCAAGGCTTTCTCATTTGGCCACCCCTCGGTCGAGGCGGTAATAAACAGGTATGACGGCCAAAGCCAGGCACTGGATGCTGGTGATCAGAGTGTTCAAACTGACAATCTGCGTGAGCTCATCCAACGATACAATGCTCTGCTTGATCAACTGGAAGTCGAAAAAAAACGTGGGGAGGCCATCAAGCGTATGGGGATGGAGATGAAGGCAAAGACCTGGTTGCTTACACCGGTAGAGAACCTTAACCCCACTCAACTGCAGATTTTAAAGGTTCTGATGGAGGATCTTAAAAAGAGAGTATACCAGCAACGTGAGGAGCTCTCGAAGAAGGCTCGTACCCCAAGACCACTCCTGGATCTAAACACAGTTGAACCTGATGATCCCTCTGCTTCTAACCCAACCAAGAATAACTCCATGGAGGGAGGAGGAGGTTCTGAGTGA